Proteins from one Halopseudomonas pelagia genomic window:
- the sodB gene encoding superoxide dismutase [Fe] yields MAFELPALPYEKTALQPHISAETLEYHHDKHHKTYVDNLNNLVPGTEFEGKSLEEIIKTSKGGVFNNAAQVWNHTFYWNCLSPNGGGEPTGELADAITKSFGSFDKFKEEFSKTSIGTFGSGWGWLVKRSDGSLALVSTVGAGNPITSGDTPLLTCDVWEHAYYIDYRNARPKYVEAFWNLVNWDFVAKNFAA; encoded by the coding sequence ATGGCTTTTGAATTACCAGCATTGCCCTACGAAAAAACTGCACTGCAGCCACACATTTCGGCTGAGACGCTGGAATACCACCACGACAAGCACCACAAGACCTATGTCGACAACCTGAACAACCTGGTCCCCGGTACCGAGTTCGAAGGCAAAAGCCTGGAAGAGATCATCAAGACTTCCAAGGGTGGCGTATTCAACAATGCAGCCCAGGTCTGGAACCACACGTTCTACTGGAACTGCCTGAGCCCGAACGGCGGTGGCGAGCCCACTGGCGAGCTGGCCGATGCCATCACCAAGTCCTTTGGCTCCTTTGACAAGTTCAAGGAAGAGTTCAGCAAGACTTCGATTGGCACCTTCGGTTCTGGCTGGGGCTGGTTGGTCAAGCGCAGCGATGGTTCCCTGGCGCTGGTCAGCACTGTGGGTGCTGGCAACCCCATCACCTCCGGCGACACGCCGCTGCTGACCTGCGATGTATGGGAACATGCCTACTACATCGACTACCGCAACGCCCGTCCGAAATACGTCGAGGCGTTCTGGAATCTGGTCAACTGGGACTTCGTTGCGAAAAACTTCGCTGCTTAA
- a CDS encoding putative bifunctional diguanylate cyclase/phosphodiesterase, translating to MKPERRHSLSIKLLRLVLLWALLVGIVLSCAQILYDLKKERSLIDSTAAQILAMSRDPATQAVYSLDREMAMQVVEGLFEHEAVRFASIGHPDEAPLAYREETTPSSGYRTLTDWLFGAEQSYSIELHGRAPYNEYYGDLRLTLDTHPYGNDFLQSSLIIMLSGILRAMAMAFVLFLIYHVLLTKPLARIIGHIADINPDQPGKMHIPMLPGQEKNELGVWINKANELLDSIERNSHRRREAEANLLHMAHHDTLTSLPNRSMLQEQLGRILTDAGRRQRGVAVLCCGLDDFKEVNEQFSYQSGDSLLVAVADRLRANSGRLGSLARLGGDQFALIQTGINEPYEAAELAQTILDDLNRPFELGDHSISLRATIGITLFPDDGDDAEKLLQKAEQTMMLAKARSRNRYQFYIASLDSEMRVRRELEKDLRGALARNEFHLVYQPQVSYSSHKVVGVEALIRWQHPERGLVPPDLFIPLAEQNGSIIGIGEWVLEQACHQLSLWRKDGFTDLRMAVNLSTVQLHHSELSKLVTNLMQRYKLPPHSLELEVTETGLMEDISAAAGHLNNLKKAGVLIAIDDFGTGYSSLSYLRGLPLDKIKIDKSFVLDVLVDEDDATIVRAIIQLGRSLNMQVIAEGVESAAQEAYIIDQGCSEGQGYYYSRPLSATALADWLRNYSARKVARQNVNQHI from the coding sequence TTGAAACCGGAGCGCCGACACAGTCTATCGATCAAGCTTCTGCGCCTTGTTCTGCTCTGGGCATTGCTTGTTGGCATCGTGCTCAGCTGCGCACAGATACTCTATGATTTGAAGAAGGAGCGGTCACTGATAGACAGTACCGCTGCCCAGATTCTGGCCATGTCCCGCGATCCCGCGACCCAGGCGGTGTACAGCCTGGACAGGGAAATGGCCATGCAGGTAGTGGAAGGCCTCTTCGAACATGAAGCGGTGCGCTTTGCCTCCATCGGCCATCCTGATGAAGCCCCCCTGGCATACCGTGAAGAGACTACTCCCAGCTCCGGATACCGCACGCTGACCGACTGGTTGTTCGGCGCGGAACAAAGTTACAGCATCGAGCTGCATGGCCGCGCACCGTATAACGAGTATTACGGTGATCTGCGTCTGACGCTGGATACTCATCCCTACGGCAACGACTTTCTGCAAAGCTCGCTGATCATCATGCTCTCCGGCATTCTGCGGGCGATGGCGATGGCCTTCGTGCTGTTTCTGATCTATCACGTACTGCTGACCAAACCCCTGGCACGAATTATCGGCCATATCGCCGACATCAATCCCGACCAACCGGGCAAAATGCACATCCCTATGTTGCCCGGCCAGGAAAAGAACGAGCTGGGCGTCTGGATCAACAAAGCCAACGAGCTGCTGGATTCCATCGAACGCAACAGCCATCGCCGCCGTGAGGCTGAGGCCAACTTGCTGCACATGGCCCACCACGACACCCTGACCAGCCTGCCCAATCGCAGCATGCTGCAGGAACAGCTCGGCCGCATCCTGACCGATGCGGGCCGGCGTCAGCGCGGCGTGGCTGTGCTGTGCTGCGGGCTGGACGATTTCAAGGAGGTCAACGAGCAGTTCAGCTACCAATCGGGCGACAGCTTGCTGGTCGCCGTTGCAGACCGTTTGCGCGCCAACAGCGGGCGCCTGGGAAGCCTGGCGCGCTTGGGCGGTGATCAGTTCGCGCTGATTCAGACCGGGATCAATGAGCCCTATGAAGCTGCCGAGCTCGCGCAAACCATTCTTGACGACCTGAACCGCCCGTTCGAACTGGGCGACCACAGCATCAGCCTGCGGGCGACCATTGGTATCACCCTGTTCCCCGATGACGGCGACGACGCAGAAAAACTGCTGCAGAAAGCAGAGCAGACGATGATGCTGGCCAAGGCACGCTCACGCAATCGCTACCAGTTTTACATTGCCAGCCTGGATAGCGAGATGCGCGTTCGCCGTGAACTTGAAAAAGACCTGCGCGGCGCATTGGCCCGCAACGAGTTCCATCTGGTCTACCAACCCCAGGTCAGCTACAGCAGTCACAAGGTAGTGGGTGTGGAAGCCTTGATCCGCTGGCAGCATCCTGAACGCGGCCTGGTCCCTCCGGATCTGTTCATTCCGCTGGCCGAACAGAACGGCAGTATCATCGGGATTGGCGAGTGGGTACTGGAACAGGCCTGCCATCAACTCAGCCTGTGGCGTAAAGACGGCTTCACCGATCTACGCATGGCCGTCAACCTGTCCACCGTGCAGCTGCACCATAGCGAACTGTCCAAACTGGTTACCAACCTTATGCAGCGGTACAAGTTGCCGCCCCACAGCCTTGAGCTGGAGGTGACCGAAACCGGTTTGATGGAGGATATTTCCGCTGCTGCGGGCCACCTGAACAACCTGAAAAAGGCCGGCGTACTGATTGCGATCGACGACTTCGGTACCGGTTATTCTTCGCTGAGTTATCTGCGCGGCCTGCCGCTGGACAAGATCAAGATCGACAAGAGTTTTGTACTGGATGTGCTGGTCGACGAAGACGACGCCACCATCGTCCGCGCAATCATTCAACTGGGCCGCAGCCTGAATATGCAGGTGATTGCCGAGGGCGTCGAATCCGCCGCGCAGGAAGCCTACATTATCGATCAGGGTTGCAGTGAAGGTCAGGGCTATTACTACAGTCGGCCGCTGTCAGCCACCGCGCTGGCTGACTGGTTACGCAATTACAGCGCCCGCAAGGTCGCTCGCCAGAACGTCAACCAGCACATCTAA